In Streptomyces qaidamensis, one DNA window encodes the following:
- a CDS encoding BtrH N-terminal domain-containing protein yields MSLLEADPYVGNHCESTTLVNLLRQREIDLSESLIFGLAGGLSFIYWRTKQMPTPFVGGRIKPDTLSENLANALNLRLSVHETSSVNRAREHLLAELDSGTVVGLKLDRYFLDYSTDDFRFAAHYVACVGYDDDRFALVETQPLGLQWASGESLATARNARGPMSSRNRAFTIDIPKGGLPDLGGAARKGIRSAAENFLNPPISNFGYKGMHKVADLMPQWLDDLDSPAESLPEICTIMEDAGTGGGLFRMMWAEFLAETADITGTGEFREISDAYREVSKKWTEVAELLKEAGVASSRESLHSASKIVHEAADKEQHLMHRLMELSS; encoded by the coding sequence GTGTCGCTTTTAGAGGCAGATCCGTACGTTGGAAACCACTGCGAGTCGACCACCCTCGTGAACTTGTTGAGGCAGCGAGAGATCGACTTGTCGGAGTCACTCATCTTCGGGCTCGCCGGTGGTTTGTCATTCATCTACTGGCGGACGAAGCAGATGCCGACACCGTTCGTCGGTGGCCGCATCAAGCCGGACACGCTGTCCGAGAATCTGGCGAATGCGCTGAACCTGCGACTGTCCGTTCACGAGACGTCGTCGGTGAACCGGGCAAGGGAACACTTGCTGGCCGAGCTGGATTCCGGAACCGTCGTCGGTCTCAAGCTCGACCGCTACTTCCTCGACTACTCCACCGACGACTTCCGGTTCGCGGCCCACTATGTAGCCTGCGTCGGGTACGACGACGACCGTTTCGCCCTGGTCGAGACGCAGCCGCTGGGCCTGCAATGGGCATCCGGCGAATCCCTGGCCACCGCGCGAAACGCCCGGGGCCCGATGAGTTCGCGCAATCGCGCCTTCACCATCGATATCCCGAAGGGCGGTCTTCCTGACCTGGGTGGAGCCGCTCGCAAAGGCATCAGATCGGCGGCGGAGAATTTCTTGAACCCGCCGATCTCCAACTTCGGATACAAAGGCATGCACAAAGTCGCCGATCTGATGCCGCAGTGGCTCGACGATCTCGACTCGCCCGCCGAGAGCCTTCCCGAGATCTGCACGATCATGGAGGATGCCGGGACCGGTGGCGGCCTGTTCCGCATGATGTGGGCGGAATTCCTGGCGGAGACCGCCGACATCACCGGCACCGGCGAGTTCCGGGAGATCTCGGACGCGTACCGCGAGGTGTCGAAGAAGTGGACCGAGGTGGCCGAACTTCTGAAAGAGGCCGGAGTCGCGTCGTCGCGGGAATCCCTCCACAGTGCGTCGAAGATCGTGCATGAAGCAGCCGACAAGGAGCAGCACCTGATGCATCGCCTCATGGAACTGTCGAGCTGA
- a CDS encoding B12-binding domain-containing radical SAM protein: MRVLLISTNKIRVPRPALPIGMAYISAALKHAGHQVDVLDLLWESRELKAVREKLTTGTYDVVGIAVRNLDNLTFIDPVFFGPMTEKIVQCVRKYTSAKVVLGGSGFSVEPLSFFEYAQPDYGIAGEGEAGIVQLLDHLESGGRLESISGLCYLDDNGKFRQNQSSQAFDLGALEPDRSVYDPRYFEEGVSAASDLTRDHQPAIETLQTKRGCKLFCSYCIIRKTEGKGDRFKDPAEVVGEIQRAMAENPAVREFEIVDATFNYPMEYAAEVCEEMIRAKLDVPWYCQLTPNAVTPEFVKLLHAAGCIRVDLGTDALTDEALADLMKGFDMARVLEIDRLFTASPIEHTHCIFLGGPGETPEALRESIRFTERYLNPAQIYANLGIRILSGTKLQRQAVKAGILREGQGTFVPAFYVEPAILADRDTLDFVRNAYLSHKNWYLWWGLGGQNLTDRSKDTIQAVADMHQEYEYVMQGKPRLERAPKPVTTQPLKLTIGTP, from the coding sequence ATGCGCGTACTGCTCATCTCCACCAACAAGATCCGGGTACCGCGGCCGGCGCTGCCCATCGGCATGGCCTACATCAGCGCCGCGCTCAAGCACGCCGGACACCAGGTCGACGTCCTCGACCTGCTCTGGGAGTCCCGGGAGCTCAAGGCGGTCCGGGAAAAGCTGACCACCGGGACGTACGACGTCGTCGGCATCGCCGTACGCAACCTGGACAACCTGACGTTCATCGACCCGGTCTTCTTCGGCCCGATGACCGAGAAGATCGTCCAGTGCGTCCGCAAGTACACCAGCGCCAAGGTCGTCCTCGGCGGATCCGGCTTCTCCGTCGAGCCGTTGTCGTTCTTCGAGTACGCCCAGCCGGACTACGGCATCGCGGGTGAGGGCGAGGCCGGCATCGTCCAGCTGCTGGACCACCTGGAGTCCGGCGGGCGCCTGGAGTCGATCTCAGGGCTCTGCTACCTCGACGACAACGGCAAGTTCCGCCAGAACCAGTCGAGCCAGGCGTTCGACCTGGGCGCACTGGAGCCCGACCGGTCCGTGTACGACCCCCGCTACTTCGAGGAGGGCGTCTCGGCGGCCTCCGACCTCACCCGCGATCACCAGCCGGCCATCGAGACTCTGCAGACCAAGCGGGGCTGCAAACTGTTCTGCTCCTACTGCATCATCCGCAAGACCGAGGGCAAGGGCGACCGGTTCAAGGACCCGGCCGAGGTCGTCGGAGAGATCCAGCGGGCCATGGCCGAGAACCCGGCCGTGCGGGAGTTCGAGATCGTCGACGCGACCTTCAACTACCCCATGGAGTACGCGGCCGAGGTCTGCGAGGAGATGATCCGCGCCAAGCTCGACGTGCCCTGGTACTGCCAGTTGACGCCGAACGCGGTCACGCCGGAGTTCGTGAAGCTGCTGCACGCGGCCGGCTGCATCCGGGTCGACCTCGGTACCGACGCGCTCACCGACGAGGCCCTGGCGGACCTGATGAAGGGCTTCGACATGGCCCGGGTCCTGGAGATCGACCGCCTCTTCACGGCCAGCCCGATCGAGCACACCCACTGCATCTTCCTCGGCGGGCCGGGGGAGACCCCGGAGGCACTCAGGGAGTCGATCCGCTTCACCGAGCGGTACCTCAACCCGGCCCAGATCTACGCCAACCTCGGCATCCGGATCCTCAGCGGCACCAAACTCCAGCGCCAGGCCGTCAAGGCCGGGATCCTGCGCGAGGGCCAGGGCACCTTCGTCCCCGCCTTCTACGTGGAGCCGGCGATCCTCGCCGACCGGGACACGCTCGACTTCGTCCGCAACGCCTACCTGAGCCACAAGAACTGGTACCTGTGGTGGGGCCTGGGCGGGCAGAACCTGACGGACCGCTCGAAGGACACCATCCAGGCCGTCGCCGACATGCACCAGGAGTACGAGTACGTCATGCAAGGCAAGCCCCGGCTGGAACGCGCACCGAAGCCGGTGACGACCCAGCCGCTCAAACTCACGATCGGCACTCCGTGA
- a CDS encoding S8 family serine peptidase: MTTPRISQRRLRRPLLSVAAVGAALALATPAGAADVDTGLPPGPAAARAATLAQSAAGWAAGTRSYLVITAPGDTSAARNAVTTNGGSVFAHYDAIGVVVAHSTSAGFATAMRSAPGVQKVGATRTSDVPADAYSPTLPGAPAQSSTTLTETARWDMTRINADKAWAVSTGSPAVTVGVLDTGVDERHQDIAPNFDAADSVSCAYGKADARTGAWRDVGTHGTHVAGTIAAAKNGKGVVGVAPGVKIASVRIAEPSTSMFFAENTICGFMWAGDRGFDVTNNSYYTDPWMFNCPDNPDQAAIIEGVRRAQEYAEGKGSLQVAAAGNSNYDLANKRTDTESPNDSTPVSRTITNACIDIPTELPGVVTVAAMGNGNIKASYSNFGRDVIDVAAPGGDGAYGVYSTLPGGKYGNMNGTSMASPHVAGVAALLKSADPAATPADLRARLGSQATDTACPSDSRCTGTTAKNAFFGEGQVDALKAVGGTGPQPGRYFETTTDVTVADNATVESPISVTGVPGNAPAALKVGVDIKHTYRGDLVLSLVAPDGSVYSLEDFADSDGADDVLKTYTVDASSETASGTWKLRVRDIATQDTGRINAWNLTF, from the coding sequence GTGACAACCCCCCGCATATCCCAGCGCCGTCTCAGACGGCCGCTGCTGTCCGTCGCCGCTGTCGGAGCGGCCCTCGCGCTCGCCACGCCCGCCGGCGCGGCCGACGTGGACACCGGCCTTCCGCCGGGCCCGGCCGCGGCTCGCGCCGCCACGCTCGCCCAGAGTGCCGCCGGGTGGGCCGCCGGCACCCGCTCCTATCTCGTCATCACCGCGCCCGGTGACACCTCGGCCGCGCGCAACGCCGTGACGACGAACGGCGGTTCGGTCTTCGCGCACTACGACGCGATCGGCGTGGTGGTCGCGCACTCCACCTCCGCCGGCTTCGCCACCGCGATGCGCTCCGCCCCGGGCGTGCAGAAGGTGGGCGCGACCCGCACCTCGGACGTTCCCGCGGACGCCTACTCCCCCACCCTGCCGGGTGCTCCCGCGCAGTCGTCCACCACGCTCACCGAGACCGCGCGGTGGGACATGACCAGGATCAACGCCGACAAGGCCTGGGCCGTCAGCACCGGCTCGCCGGCCGTCACGGTGGGTGTTCTGGACACCGGAGTGGACGAACGGCACCAGGACATCGCGCCCAACTTCGACGCGGCGGATTCCGTCTCCTGCGCGTACGGCAAGGCCGACGCCCGCACCGGCGCCTGGCGTGACGTCGGCACCCACGGCACGCACGTGGCGGGCACCATCGCCGCCGCGAAGAACGGCAAGGGAGTGGTCGGCGTCGCGCCGGGCGTGAAGATCGCCTCCGTGCGCATCGCCGAGCCGAGTACCAGCATGTTCTTCGCCGAGAACACCATCTGCGGGTTCATGTGGGCCGGTGACCGCGGCTTCGACGTCACCAACAACAGTTATTACACGGACCCGTGGATGTTCAACTGCCCCGACAACCCTGACCAGGCAGCCATCATCGAGGGTGTGCGCCGGGCGCAGGAGTACGCGGAGGGCAAGGGCTCGCTCCAGGTCGCGGCAGCGGGCAACTCCAACTACGACCTGGCGAACAAGCGCACAGACACGGAGAGCCCGAACGACTCCACCCCCGTCAGCCGCACCATCACCAACGCCTGCATCGACATCCCGACGGAGCTGCCCGGCGTCGTGACCGTCGCGGCGATGGGCAACGGGAACATCAAGGCGTCCTACTCGAACTTCGGCCGGGACGTCATCGACGTGGCGGCCCCGGGCGGCGACGGAGCCTACGGCGTCTACTCCACGCTCCCCGGCGGCAAGTACGGCAACATGAACGGCACGTCGATGGCGTCACCGCATGTGGCGGGTGTCGCCGCGCTGCTGAAGAGTGCCGACCCGGCGGCCACCCCCGCTGATCTCCGCGCGCGGCTGGGAAGCCAGGCAACGGACACGGCGTGCCCGTCGGACAGCCGCTGCACCGGCACCACGGCGAAGAACGCCTTCTTCGGGGAGGGTCAGGTCGACGCGCTGAAGGCCGTCGGTGGCACCGGCCCGCAGCCCGGCCGGTACTTCGAGACCACCACCGACGTCACCGTCGCCGACAACGCCACGGTCGAGTCCCCGATCAGCGTGACCGGTGTGCCGGGCAACGCCCCGGCCGCGCTGAAGGTCGGCGTGGACATCAAGCACACGTACCGCGGCGACCTGGTGCTCTCCCTCGTCGCCCCTGACGGGTCGGTCTACTCCCTGGAGGACTTCGCGGACAGCGACGGCGCGGACGACGTGCTCAAGACGTACACCGTCGACGCCTCGTCGGAGACCGCGTCGGGTACGTGGAAACTGCGCGTCCGCGACATCGCCACGCAGGACACCGGGCGGATCAACGCCTGGAACCTCACCTTCTAG
- a CDS encoding BtrH N-terminal domain-containing protein, with the protein MSATNRYAHRRGIHCESACQCAVLAAGGYDVDEEIVFGLDGGFGFSFFPANGNAPDIVVGKQAIMPLRAARLMGVEVVAHTPKSGDGLARLLASAPAAMTRVDLGLLPYWGLQGRTSFGGYFVNVVRPLGADAFEVSDPAFDEPVTVSAAELQAARSSRASPPLNPDWKVYVFGAPRRTPQLDRVGPVAVRTLCREVLKPGSRNLGIPGMKLLATTAPSWPQSKHGEVEDVDLAGHVVRTDALARQLLHLGRQIESFGTGGGLFRPMIGRYLNRVADSTGESRYADAAAQFLDSGRLWSKLGSALLAAGTATARDDLKTLVDAVADTARSAMDVEKRALTALTPL; encoded by the coding sequence ATGAGCGCGACCAACCGCTACGCCCACCGGCGGGGCATCCACTGCGAGTCGGCCTGCCAATGCGCCGTTCTCGCGGCCGGCGGATACGACGTGGACGAGGAGATCGTGTTCGGGCTGGACGGAGGGTTCGGCTTCTCGTTCTTCCCGGCGAACGGCAACGCGCCGGACATCGTCGTCGGCAAACAGGCGATCATGCCGCTCCGCGCGGCACGGCTGATGGGCGTCGAGGTTGTTGCGCACACGCCGAAGTCCGGTGACGGCCTGGCCAGGCTGCTCGCATCGGCGCCGGCCGCCATGACCCGGGTGGACCTCGGCCTGCTTCCGTACTGGGGCCTTCAGGGGCGCACCTCCTTCGGCGGGTACTTCGTCAACGTGGTCCGCCCGCTCGGCGCCGACGCGTTCGAGGTGTCGGACCCGGCGTTCGACGAGCCCGTCACCGTGAGCGCGGCCGAGCTGCAGGCAGCACGGTCTAGCCGCGCCTCGCCGCCGCTGAACCCGGACTGGAAGGTGTACGTCTTCGGCGCGCCGCGACGCACTCCGCAGCTGGACCGCGTGGGTCCGGTGGCCGTCCGCACCCTGTGCCGCGAGGTCCTCAAGCCGGGCAGCCGGAACCTCGGCATACCCGGGATGAAACTGCTGGCCACGACAGCGCCGTCCTGGCCGCAGTCCAAACACGGCGAGGTCGAGGACGTGGACCTGGCCGGACACGTGGTGCGGACCGACGCGCTGGCGCGTCAACTGCTGCACCTGGGACGGCAGATCGAGTCATTCGGAACCGGCGGCGGACTGTTCCGCCCGATGATCGGCCGCTACCTGAACAGGGTCGCCGACAGCACCGGCGAGAGCCGCTACGCCGATGCGGCCGCGCAGTTCCTCGACAGCGGCCGGCTCTGGTCGAAGCTGGGATCCGCACTGCTGGCAGCGGGAACCGCCACCGCACGCGACGATCTCAAAACGCTCGTGGACGCGGTGGCGGACACGGCGCGGTCCGCGATGGACGTCGAGAAGCGGGCGCTGACCGCGCTCACCCCTCTGTAG
- a CDS encoding carbon-nitrogen hydrolase family protein, whose product MPGTKIAVVQMESKLGKPAQNLRRAEHYIHEAVEQGADLICLPEAFSTSGNILEAADVSVPIPGPETEFLCEQAKQARVHLVAGLLERGDDGKYYSTSVLCGPEGTILGHYRRVHCHELEARYLSGGSEYPVFDVEFGRIGLMQGYDINFPEVAREYCRRGVDLIVCSALVPEMFAYVANMRLPVRAVDAECIVAFASGIGTNLYAGFGYMGRSQILADPLFLEAERFDFVDGDERMVDLGKEPGVGVVEVDLDRMRRYRTKATLSGDLKPATYWQS is encoded by the coding sequence ATGCCCGGGACGAAGATCGCCGTCGTCCAGATGGAGTCGAAACTCGGCAAGCCGGCCCAGAACCTGCGCCGTGCCGAGCACTACATCCACGAGGCCGTCGAGCAGGGCGCGGACCTGATCTGCCTGCCCGAGGCGTTCTCCACGTCCGGCAACATCCTCGAAGCGGCGGACGTGTCGGTGCCCATTCCGGGACCGGAGACCGAGTTCCTGTGCGAGCAGGCGAAGCAGGCCCGCGTGCACCTCGTGGCCGGCCTGCTGGAGCGCGGCGACGACGGCAAGTACTACAGCACATCGGTCCTGTGCGGCCCCGAGGGAACGATCCTCGGCCACTACCGGCGCGTGCACTGCCACGAACTGGAGGCCCGCTACCTCTCCGGCGGATCGGAATACCCGGTCTTCGACGTCGAGTTCGGGCGCATCGGACTGATGCAGGGCTACGACATCAACTTCCCGGAGGTCGCGCGGGAGTACTGCCGCCGCGGAGTCGACCTCATCGTGTGCTCCGCACTCGTACCGGAGATGTTCGCCTACGTGGCGAACATGCGCCTGCCGGTCAGGGCGGTGGACGCCGAATGCATCGTCGCGTTCGCCTCCGGCATCGGCACCAACCTGTACGCCGGATTCGGCTACATGGGGCGCAGTCAGATCCTGGCCGATCCGCTGTTCCTCGAAGCCGAACGCTTCGACTTCGTCGACGGCGACGAACGGATGGTGGACCTCGGCAAGGAACCCGGTGTCGGCGTCGTCGAGGTCGACCTGGACCGTATGCGCCGCTACCGCACCAAGGCCACCCTGAGCGGCGACCTGAAGCCGGCGACGTACTGGCAGTCCTGA
- a CDS encoding carbamoyltransferase — protein sequence MIVLGYNGFGRSAEIFGRLFRATGIDRHLLYGHDSSAALVIDGELVAAVEEERLNREKKTSSFPVNAMRWCLESAGISFDDVDKFAFAWQFSQDVVNKMITEITEDRAATVEQKFARLERLAETHAAMFSEAATEADFLQHTGHRLDPEKLVRVPHHIAHLMTGYHLSGGGDAAFLVSDGRAEWLSSIMGEVRDGEVKVFDDMTIDSRHSLAMLFSVVTRYLGFVPNNDEYKVMGLAGYGAPPEPNPFLEHVVEMCPDGTYKIPYPANAVPAYYDLFDRVFGGDAECREEFDYRVRVASAAQHMLETVTAGQMRTLETRSDLPRVIFEGGLALNCVNNSKLLERSRFTGMDVSFGASDVGVAIGAALFTGGQAGTPPRTGTSPYLGPSYDGQEIHAALQQYADQVVWRELDPADVPREAAHLMRERCVIGWFQGRMEYGPRALGNRSILANPKFPDIKDIINERIKHREQFRPFAPVVLEHRAPEVFELGKKTSSPYMTFVVPVRPEYQEKIQGACHVDATSRIQTVTEQSNPLLAELLREFTELTGIPCLINTSFNVAGEPIVCSPADALSCFLKTEMDHLFLGNFLVSRI from the coding sequence ATGATCGTTCTGGGCTACAACGGATTCGGCAGGTCTGCGGAAATCTTCGGACGCCTCTTTCGCGCCACCGGCATCGACCGTCACCTGTTGTACGGCCATGACTCGTCCGCCGCGCTCGTCATCGACGGGGAACTGGTCGCCGCCGTCGAGGAGGAGCGGCTCAACCGGGAGAAGAAGACGTCGAGCTTCCCGGTCAACGCGATGCGCTGGTGCCTGGAATCGGCCGGGATATCGTTCGACGACGTCGACAAGTTCGCCTTCGCCTGGCAGTTCTCCCAGGACGTGGTGAACAAGATGATCACCGAGATCACCGAGGATCGCGCGGCAACCGTCGAGCAGAAGTTCGCGCGCCTGGAGCGTCTGGCGGAGACGCATGCGGCGATGTTCAGCGAGGCCGCGACCGAAGCCGACTTCCTGCAGCACACCGGCCACAGGCTGGACCCGGAGAAGCTGGTCCGGGTCCCGCACCACATCGCGCACCTGATGACGGGATATCACCTGTCGGGCGGCGGGGACGCGGCATTCCTCGTCAGCGACGGCCGCGCCGAATGGCTGTCGTCGATCATGGGCGAGGTGCGCGACGGCGAAGTGAAGGTCTTCGACGACATGACCATCGACTCGCGGCATTCCCTGGCGATGCTCTTCTCCGTGGTGACGCGCTACCTCGGATTCGTCCCGAACAACGACGAGTACAAGGTGATGGGGCTGGCCGGCTATGGCGCGCCGCCCGAGCCGAACCCGTTCCTGGAGCACGTCGTCGAGATGTGCCCCGACGGCACCTACAAGATTCCCTACCCGGCGAACGCCGTACCCGCCTATTACGACCTCTTCGACCGCGTCTTCGGCGGAGATGCCGAATGCCGGGAAGAGTTCGACTACCGGGTACGCGTGGCCAGTGCGGCACAGCACATGCTGGAAACGGTGACCGCCGGCCAGATGCGGACGCTCGAAACCCGCAGCGACCTCCCCCGCGTGATCTTCGAGGGCGGACTGGCCCTCAACTGCGTCAACAACAGCAAGCTGCTGGAGCGTTCACGCTTCACCGGGATGGACGTCAGCTTCGGCGCCAGCGACGTCGGCGTGGCCATCGGGGCGGCGCTGTTCACCGGCGGGCAGGCCGGCACACCGCCCCGGACCGGCACCTCGCCCTACCTGGGCCCGAGCTACGACGGCCAGGAGATCCACGCGGCCCTCCAGCAGTACGCCGACCAGGTCGTCTGGCGGGAGCTGGACCCCGCGGACGTGCCGCGGGAGGCCGCGCACCTGATGCGGGAGCGATGCGTCATCGGGTGGTTCCAGGGGCGTATGGAGTATGGGCCGCGCGCCCTGGGCAACCGCAGCATCCTCGCCAACCCGAAGTTCCCCGACATCAAGGACATCATCAACGAACGCATCAAGCACCGCGAGCAGTTCCGGCCCTTCGCCCCCGTGGTCCTGGAGCACCGCGCGCCCGAGGTCTTCGAGCTCGGCAAGAAGACGTCCTCTCCGTACATGACGTTCGTGGTTCCGGTGCGGCCCGAGTACCAGGAGAAGATCCAGGGCGCCTGCCACGTCGACGCCACCTCGCGGATCCAGACGGTCACCGAGCAGAGCAATCCGCTGCTCGCCGAACTGTTGCGTGAGTTCACGGAGCTGACGGGGATTCCCTGTCTGATCAACACCTCCTTCAACGTCGCCGGTGAACCCATCGTCTGCTCGCCCGCGGATGCTCTGTCCTGCTTCCTCAAGACGGAGATGGATCATCTGTTCCTCGGCAACTTCCTGGTTTCGCGAATCTGA
- a CDS encoding pentapeptide repeat-containing protein, whose amino-acid sequence MPTEDETVLLQGPARWNEHARRRRARGPFRPDLRKAVLHGADLQGAELADADFTDAVLTESYLISADLRGANLEGADLCEAYLILAELNGCRLVGANLDGADLSGADLTGAVLDPGFRRTAVISDYLTIWP is encoded by the coding sequence ATGCCCACCGAGGACGAGACCGTACTGCTCCAGGGCCCGGCACGATGGAACGAGCACGCCCGCCGGCGCCGGGCGCGGGGCCCCTTCCGGCCCGACCTGCGCAAGGCGGTGCTGCACGGCGCCGACCTGCAGGGCGCCGAGCTGGCCGACGCGGACTTCACCGACGCGGTGCTGACCGAGTCGTACCTCATCTCCGCCGACCTGAGGGGCGCGAATCTCGAAGGCGCCGATCTGTGCGAGGCGTACCTCATCCTGGCCGAGCTGAACGGCTGCCGCCTCGTGGGCGCGAACCTGGACGGCGCGGACCTCAGCGGAGCCGATCTGACCGGCGCGGTCCTCGACCCGGGCTTCCGGCGGACTGCCGTGATCTCGGACTACCTCACGATCTGGCCATAG
- a CDS encoding class I SAM-dependent methyltransferase, giving the protein MTTTEARLLNLTDRVPQPSPHDDIDKVRFYDLGMRRSALMAYKRPSDRILAHVRDGMTDLVEVGFNTGLLSLHVAGKLPDLAVSGVEENQNLVDVAEDNLTLAVWANSAGDVEFEMAKLNRLPFPDDSADIVFSFSSLHRWRRPVETLKECARICKPDGVVIIEDMNRHAEEGHITFILQFVKEGGDEFMRSLQAAYTRDEAAELLREAGLADWQVVEEDLGLVISSRPLEPVST; this is encoded by the coding sequence GTGACCACCACTGAGGCCCGACTGCTGAACCTGACCGACCGGGTGCCGCAGCCCTCACCGCACGACGACATCGACAAGGTCCGCTTCTACGACCTCGGCATGCGTCGCTCCGCGCTGATGGCCTACAAGCGGCCGAGCGACCGCATCCTGGCCCACGTCCGCGACGGGATGACCGACCTCGTCGAAGTAGGCTTCAACACCGGTCTGCTGTCCCTCCACGTGGCCGGCAAACTGCCGGACCTGGCCGTGTCCGGGGTCGAGGAGAACCAGAACCTCGTGGACGTCGCCGAAGACAACCTGACGCTCGCCGTGTGGGCGAACAGCGCCGGCGACGTCGAGTTCGAGATGGCCAAACTGAACCGGCTGCCCTTCCCGGACGACTCCGCCGACATCGTCTTCTCCTTCTCCTCGCTGCACCGCTGGCGTCGGCCGGTCGAGACGCTGAAGGAGTGCGCCCGCATCTGCAAGCCCGACGGCGTCGTGATCATCGAGGACATGAACCGGCACGCCGAGGAAGGGCACATCACCTTCATCCTCCAGTTCGTGAAGGAGGGCGGCGACGAGTTCATGCGCTCGTTGCAGGCCGCCTACACCAGGGACGAGGCGGCCGAGCTGCTCCGGGAGGCCGGGCTCGCGGACTGGCAGGTGGTCGAGGAGGACCTCGGCCTGGTGATCTCCTCACGCCCCCTCGAACCGGTGAGCACGTGA
- a CDS encoding DNA alkylation repair protein produces the protein MTHVPAAAEELAKTLAARADPDFAVRMQRYFPHEIKALGVGNAAVVEIATDYFRERRDTPAATRLLLAEEVLARAEYHEEVLLGFAVLHKVARTGLGEELLDRCEHWLHTYVSNWAQCDDMCLKLLYPFFLGHLELIARTRRWAGSASPWARRAANVAVVKFVRRTVGRTVFELPLSHVFDNCVRLMHDDHVYVQKGCGWLLKVTAEAHPDEVADFLRTWHTEMPRDTFRYAVEKMDPRLRRSLMELGQG, from the coding sequence GTGACCCATGTTCCAGCCGCCGCCGAGGAGCTGGCGAAGACACTCGCGGCCAGGGCCGACCCCGACTTCGCCGTGCGCATGCAGCGGTACTTCCCGCACGAGATCAAAGCCCTCGGGGTCGGCAACGCGGCGGTCGTCGAGATCGCCACCGACTACTTCCGCGAGCGGCGGGACACTCCCGCGGCGACGCGGCTGCTCCTGGCGGAGGAAGTGCTGGCGCGCGCCGAGTACCACGAGGAGGTGCTCCTTGGCTTCGCGGTCCTGCACAAGGTCGCCAGGACCGGACTCGGTGAGGAGCTCCTGGACCGCTGCGAGCACTGGCTGCACACCTACGTGTCCAACTGGGCGCAGTGCGACGACATGTGCCTCAAGCTGCTGTACCCGTTCTTCCTCGGGCACCTGGAGCTGATTGCGCGGACCCGGCGCTGGGCCGGGTCCGCCTCCCCGTGGGCCAGGCGTGCCGCGAACGTGGCCGTCGTGAAGTTCGTCCGGCGCACAGTGGGCCGTACGGTCTTCGAACTGCCGCTGTCGCACGTCTTCGACAACTGCGTCCGGCTGATGCACGACGACCATGTCTACGTGCAGAAGGGCTGCGGCTGGCTGCTCAAAGTCACCGCCGAGGCCCATCCGGACGAGGTGGCCGACTTCCTGCGCACCTGGCACACCGAGATGCCCCGCGACACGTTCCGGTACGCGGTGGAGAAGATGGACCCGCGGCTGCGGCGGTCCTTGATGGAACTGGGACAGGGGTGA